One window of Trifolium pratense cultivar HEN17-A07 linkage group LG5, ARS_RC_1.1, whole genome shotgun sequence genomic DNA carries:
- the LOC123884956 gene encoding phosphatase IMPL1, chloroplastic produces the protein MSIVLFSAAAAATKLCPLFPTYSKISPCHHRPILRNWSLKSRTQLLCSNSLKSEIYTNDKFSKVGALSTGPIQPAHLIQVATIAAQTGAQVVMDAVNKPRNITYKGLTDLVTETDKMSEAAILEVVKKNFEDHLILGEEGGVIGEVASDYLWCIDPLDGTTNFAHGYPSFAVSVGVLYRGKPTAATVVEFVGGPMCWNTRIFTATSGGGAFCNGQRIQVSATDQVERSLLVTGFGYEHDEAWATNIELFKEFTDVSRGVRRLGAAAVDMCHVALGIVEAYWEYRLKPWDMAAGVLIVEEAGGTVSLMDGGKFSVFDRSVLVSNGVLHEKLLERIGPATEELKSKGIDFSLWYKPEDYRTDF, from the exons ATGTCAATTGTATTATTCTCTGCAGCAGCAGCAGCTACAAAACTGTGTCCGTTATTTCCTACTTACAGTAAAATATCACCGTGCCATCATCGTCCAATTCTTCGAAATTGGAGCTTGAAATCGAGGACGCAACTGTTATGTAGCAATTCTTTGAAATCTgaaatttatacgaatgataaGTTTTCAAAGGTTGGTGCACTGTCGACTGGTCCTATTCAACCTGCTCACCTCATTCAAGTTGCTACAATTGCTGCTCAGACTGGTGctcag GTTGTGATGGATGCTGTTAATAAGCCACGGAATATTACGTATAAAGGATTAACTGACTTGGTGACTGA GACGGATAAAATGAGTGAAGCAGCCATATTAGAAGTGGTGAAGAAGAATTTTGAAGATCATCTTATTCTTGGGGAAGAAGGAGGTGTTATAGGAGAAGTAGCTTCCGATTATCTTTGGTGCATTGATCCCTTAG ATGGGACAACAAACTTTGCACATGGCTATCCCAGTTTTGCTGTTTCTGTTGGGGTTCTATATCGAGGAAAGCCTACTGCTGCTACAGTG GTTGAGTTTGTTGGCGGTCCTATGTGCTGGAATACTCGCATTTTCACTGCAACCTCTG GTGGTGGAGCATTCTGCAACGGCCAGAGGATCCAAGTGAGTGCAACTGATCAG GTGGAACGATCTCTTCTAGTGACAGGTTTTGGTTATGAACACGATGAAGCCTGGGCTACTAATATAGAACTGTTCAAAGAATTTACGGATGTCAGCAGG GGTGTAAGACGGCTTGGTGCAGCTGCCGTGGACATGTGTCATGTGGCTTTGGGAATTGTAGAAGCTTATTGGGAATATCGTCTAAAGCCATGGGATATGGCTGCTGGTGTTTTG ATTGTAGAGGAAGCTGGTGGCACAGTTTCTCTGATGGACGGAGGAAAGTTTAGTGTTTTTGATAGATCTGTTTTGGTTTCAAACGGTGTGCTCCATGAAAAG